In Burkholderia lata, the DNA window CGGCTTCGTACTCCTGGTAGTTGCCGTCGAAGAACGTGACCTGCGAATCGCCTTCGAACGCGAGGATGTGCGTCGCGATCCGGTCGAGGAACCAGCGATCGTGCGAGATCACCATCACCGAGCCCGCGAATTCGAGCAGCGCGTCTTCCAGCGCGCGCAGCGTTTCGACGTCGAGGTCGTTCGACGGTTCGTCGAGCAGCAGCACGTTGCCGCCGGAGATCAGCGTCTTCGCGAGGTGCAGGCGGCCGCGTTCACCGCCGGACAGGTTGCCGACGATCTTCTGCTGGTCGCCGCCCTTGAAGTTGAAGCGGCCGATGTACGCGCGCGACGGCGTTTCGTACTTGCCCACCGTCAACACGTCGGCGCCGCCCGAGATTTCCTCGAACACCGTCTTCGTGCCGTCGAGCGCGTCGCGGCTCTGGTCGACGTACGCGAGCTTCACGGTCGGCCCCATCACGACTTCGCCCGAATCCGGCTGTTCCTTGCCCGTGAGCATCCGGAACAGCGTCGACTTGCCGGCGCCGTTCGGGCCGATGATGCCGACGATCGCGCCAGCCGGGATCTTCAGGTTCAGGTTGTCGATCAGCAGGCGGTCGCCGAACGCCTTGCTGACGTTCTTGAACTCGATCACTTCGTTGCCGAGGCGGTCGCCGACCGGGATGAAGATTTCCTGCGTTTCGTTGCGCTTCTGGTATTCCTGGCTGTTCAGCTCCTCGAAGCGCGCGATACGTGCCTTCGACTTCGCCTGGCGGCCCTTCGGGTTCTGGCGCACCCACTCCAGTTCCTTCTTGATCGCCTTCTGGCGCGCCGATTCCGACGCTTCTTCCTGCTTCAGGCGCTCTTCCTTCTGGTCGAGCCAGCTGCTGTAGTTGCCCTTCCACGGAATGCCGTGGCCGCGGTCGAGTTCGAGAATCCACTCGGCTGCGTTGTCGAGGAAGTAGCGATCGTGGGTGACCGCGACGACGGTGCCCGGGAAGCGCACCAGGAACTGCTCGAGCCAGTCGACCGATTCCGCGTCGAGGTGGTTGGTCGGTTCGTCGAGCAGCAGCATGTCGGGCTTTTCGAGCAGCAGCTTGCACAGCGCGACGCGGCGCTTTTCACCGCCCGACAGGTGTTCGATCTTGGCATCCCACGGCGGCAGGCGCAGTGCGTCGGCGGCTACTTCGAGCTGCTGCTCGGGGCTGCCGCCGTCGCTCGACGCGAGGATCGCTTCGTACTTCGCCTGCTCGGCTGCGAGCGCGTCGAAGTCGGCGTCCGGCTCCGCGTACGCCGCGTAGATTTCCTCGAGCTTCTTGTTGGCCTGGAACAGGTCGCCGAGGCCATCCTCGACGGCTTCGCGCACCGTCTTCGTCGGGTCGAGCTGCGGCTCCTGCGGCAGGTAGCCGATGTTCAGGTTCGGCATCGGCGTCGCTTCGCCTTCGATGTCCTTGTCGACGCCCGCCATGATGCGGATCAGCGTCGACTTGCCCGAGCCGTTCAGGCCGAGCACGCCGATCTTCGCGCCGGGAAAGAACGACAGCGAGATGTCCTTCAGGATCTGGCGCTTGGGCGGCACGATCTTGCCGACCCGGTTCATCGTGAAAACGTATTGGGCCATTTCGGTGTGAAATTCAGAAGTGGTTGAGACTGCCGCGCAGCGCGCGGGCGTGGCGGCGTCGGGTGATTCGGTACGGAGCGTGCCGCGCGCGGCGCGGCGGCGTCGCCGCGTGTCGGCGGCGCGAGCGGCTATTGTACTTCGCCGCCGAGTGTCGCTGACAGCGGCGGGTGGCCGCTGCGGTTCGTATGGCCGTTCGGCCGAGGCTACAGCCACGCGGCGACGCCGCCGTGCCCCGAGCACGTGCCGCGCCGGTGACGGCTGAAGCTGTACGTGCCGTCGCGGCAGCGCGCGCTCGCGCCTTCGGGCACGCGGCCCGATTTCGAATGCGCGGGGGCGTGCACGGTGTCGCCGTCGCGGTTGCGATACGTGTCGTGTCGGTCGAGATCGGCTTCGTTACTGTAGCCGGGCGGTGCGCGGTACGCGTGTGCCGGAAGGGGCAACGCGGCGCACGCAACGAAGCATGCGGCGGACAGTGTCGCGATGCGCGTGGCGCGGCGGAGCAGGGCAGGCATGGTCTCTCTCGGTCTGTTGTTATCGGTGCCGGGCCGCATGTTAGCCGATCGGCAGAGAAACCGCGCCGCGCCGGGGGAGTGGCGCTACGACGCGCCGGACATCGATGCCGCGCCGTCGGCCAGTGCGGCGTCGAGAATCCATCGACGGAATGCCGCGACCTTTGGCCGTTCCGCGTGATGCGGCGGATAGACGAGGTAGTACGCGAAATCGTCGAGCCACGCGACGTCGGCGAGCTGCACGAGCCGGCCGCTTGCCAGCTCGCCGCGCACCATCGCGGCCGGCAGCAGCCCGGCGCCCTGGCCGGCGACGATCGCCTGCAGCAACAGGCCCGAATCGTCGAACGCGGGGCCGCGCGGCGGGCCGAAATCGTCGATCCGCTGCGCGCCGAACCAGATGTGCCAGCCCTTGCGCTCGGCGTCGTGCAGCTGCGGCCAGCCGACGAGATCGGCGGGCGTCGCCGGCATGCCGAGCCGCGCGACGAGTTCGGGCGACGCGAGCGCGACGATCTCCACCGTCAACAGGCGCTCGCTGCACAGCCCGATGTAGCGCCCGAGGCCGTGACGGATCGCGACGTCGACGCCATCGCGCGAGAAATCCGCGAGCGCGTGGCTCGTGACGACCTGCAGGTCGACGTCAGGGCAGGCCTCCCGGAACTGCGCGAGGCGCGGGACGAGCCACGCGGATGCGAAGAAAGGCGTGACGCTCACCGTCAGCACGCCGCTGTCGGCAGCACCCGACACGCGCTGCGACGCATCGGCGATCTGCCTGAATGCGTTGCGCACCGGCGGCAGGTAGTCGCGGCCGGCGGCCGTGAGCAGGATGCCGCGGTTGACGCGCTCGAACAGCTGCACGCCGAGATGCGTCTCGAGCGTGCGGATCATCTGGCTCACCGCGCCGGGCGTGACCGACAGCTCCTCGGCAGCCGCTTTCACCGACAGGTGGCGGGCAGCTGCTTCGAAGGCGCGCAGCGCGTTGAGAGGCGGTAGGCGGGAACGATTCATTTAGTTTTTCTAAATCGAAAGTCCGTCGAAATATCGTTTGAGACGAGGTGTACGCGCGAGTACCGTTGACGCATTGGATCACATGCTTCGCGACTGCCTGTCGGCGGCCGATGCGATCAACATAGTTCAACTATATCCATGAGGCAATCCGGACGCCGCCTGGCGGCCGGTGGAACCTGAGAGGAGCATCGTCATGAACCGCCCGGGCGCGTCGCGCCTTTTCTACGGCTGGTACGTGGTTGCCGCCGCGTTTGCCGTCACGTTCGTCGGTTTCGGCAGCGCCTACACGTTCAGCGCGTTCGTCGAGTCGCTGCAGCGGGATTTCGCCGCGTCGCGCGGGCAGATCTCGCTCGTGTTCTCGCTTGCGGGCTTCCTGTATTTTGGTTTCGGCATCGTCAGCGGGCCGCTGGCCGACCGCTTCGGCTCGCGGCGGCTTGCCGTCGCCGGGATGCTGCTGACGGCCATCGGGCTTGCGGCTGCCGGCGCCGCGCATACGCTGGTGCAGGTCTATGTCGCGTACGGGCTCGGTGTCGGCCTCGGCGTCGGCTGCGCGTACGTGCCGGCCGTCGGCGCCGTGCAGCGCTGGTTCGTGCGCCGGCGCGGCTTCGCGTCGGGGCGCGCGGTCGCCGGGATCGGCGTCGGCACGCTGGTGATGCCGCCCCTTGCGTCCACGCTGATCGCGCATGTCGGCTGGCGCGGCGCGTATTTCACGCTGGCCGTGATCGCGGTCGTGATCGGCGCGGGGATGTCGTTGCTGATCGAGAACGATCCGCGCGGGCGGGGGCTGCTGCCGGATGGGGCGGCGGCGCATGAGCCCGTCGAAGGCGGCGGCGCGAACGTCACCGTCCGCGACGCGGGGGCTTCGGTGTCCGGTGCCGTGGCGGGCCGCACGCCGGTCGCCGCTTCGGCGCCTGCCGGCGCGACGGTGCGCGAAGCCGTCACGTCGCGCCCGTTCGCGAGCCTCTACGCGGCATGCCTCATTTGCTCGTTCGGCGTGTTCGTCCCGTTCGTTCATCTCGTGCCGTACGCGCTTGATCATGGCGTCTCGTCATCGACGGCCGTGCTGCTGCTCGGCGCGATCGGCGTTGGCAGCACGGCCGGCCGTTTCTTCCTCGGCGGCCTCGCCGACCGCTTCGGCCGCCGCACTTCGCTGCTTGCGATGTTCGCGGGCATGGCCGTCGCGCTCGTCGCGTGGGCCGGCGCCGGCACCGTTGCGACGCTTGCGGCATTCGCACTCGTGTTCGGCGTGTTCTACGGCGGCTGGGTCGCGGTGCTACCGGCGGTCGTGATGGACTATTTCGGCGGCCGCAACGTGAGCGGGATCATCGGCGTGCTTTATACGAGCGTCGCATTCGGCACGCTGATCGGACCGACCGCGGCCGGCTTCATCTACGACGCGGGCGGTGGCTATCTCGTGCCGATCCTGGCCAGCGCCGCCGCCAATGCGATCGCCTTCGCGATCGTCGCGACGACGGGGCGTGCGTCGACAGCCGCCCGTGCGGCGCGCGGATAGGTGCGTTTCGGCCGGTACGTCTTCGCGAATTCCGGTAGGGTGGCCGGATCGTGAATCGAAGGCATCCAACCGGGAGGCCCCATGACATTCGATGAAGTCCGGCAGATCGCACTGGCGTGGCGCGGCGTCGAGGAAGGCACGTCGTACGGCACGCCCGCACTCAGGGTGAAGGGCAAGATGCTCGCGCGGCTGCGCGAGGACGGCGACACGCTCGTCGTGAAGGGTGTCGGCCCCGACGAGCGTGCGTGGCTGATCGAATCGGAACCCGATGTGTATTACGTGACGGATCACTACGTCGGCTGGCCGATCGTGCTGGTGCGGCTGTCGGCGGCCCATCCGGACGCCGTGAAAAACCTGCTTCTGCGAGAATGGCAGGCCGTCGTCCCCGCCAAATGGCGCGACGAGATGGCGCGCGGCACGCGCTGACGCGCCGGTTGCGTCTGGCTGGCCCGGCATCGTCGGATGCTTTCGGCGCGCTCGCGAACCATCGCAAACGGGTACAAGCGTTGCATCGATCGACGTCGATGCAACAAGTGGTTCCATCGAAATTCTTCAATTGGTTCTTAGTGAAGAACCGTTTGATGCTTACACTCCTTCGCTTCGAAGGCAGCTGACGAAAGCCGACGGAAAGGGCGCACGCGATGCGCCGGCGCCTTGCGCGCGGCATCGCACCTGCAGCTTCGCAGACTGCATTGCGCACCGTTTCCGGAACGGCCCCCGATCCGGCTCCGCGCCCGCATCCCGTGCAGGCGCCGCATCCGGCCCGGCTCAAGAACCACAATCCCCCGTGCTGCCTTCACGCGATGCCCGGCCATACCGGAACCGTTTTTTGGAGAGAGACAGATGAGTGGAAGCAACACAGGCCTCGGTACGGGCCTGAAGCAGCGGCACGTGACGATGATGTCGATTGCCGGCGTGATCGGCGCGGGCCTGTTCGTCGGCTCCGGCCACGCCATCGCCGAAGCCGGCCCGGCGTCGATCCTCGCGTATGCGATCGCGGGTGTGCTGGTCGTGCTGGTGATGCGCATGCTCGGCGAGATGGCCGTTGCGCATCCGGACAGCGGCTCGTTCTCCACCTATGCCGATCGCGCGATCGGCCATTGGGCCGGTTTCTCGATCGGCTGGCTGTACTGGTGGTTCTGGGTGCTCGTGATTCCGATCGAGGCGACCGCCGCCGCGACCATCCTCAATGCCTGGTTCCCTGGTGTTGCAACCTGGGCCTTCGCACTCGGCATCACGCTGGTGCTGACGGTGACCAACCTCTTTTCGGTCAAGAACTACGGCGAATTCGAATTCTGGTTCGCGCTGATCAAGGTCGTCGCGATCGTCGTGTTCCTGTGCATCGGCGGGGCGGCGATCGTCGGCATCATTCCGGCGCCGGCGGTGTCGGGCGTGTCGAACCTGTTCGTGCATGACGGCTTCATGCCGCACGGCGCAGGCGCGGTGCTCGCGGCGATGCTGACGACGATGTTCTCGTTCCTCGGCACCGAGATCGTGACGATCGCGGCCGCCGAATCGGACAACCCGCAACGCCAGATCGTGCGCGCGACCAACTCGGTGATCTGGCGCATCACGCTGTTCTATCTCGGCTCGATTCTCGTCGTTGCGGCGATCGTGCCGTGGAACGACCCGTTGCTGCCGAAGCACGGCTCGTATCAGCGCGCGATGGAGCTGATCGGCATCCCGAATGCGAAGGCGATCATCGACGTGATCGTGCTCGTGTCGGTCGCGAGCTGCCTGAATTCGGCGCTGTACACCGCGTCGCGGATGCTGTTCTCGCTGTCCAAGCGCAAGGACGCACCGGCGTTCCTGCACCGCACGGATTCGACCGGTACGCCGCGCGCGGCCGTGCTTGCATCGACCGCGTTCGGTTTCGTGACCGTGATCGCGAACTACCTGATGCCGGAACAGGTGTTCGGCTTCCTGCTGGCGACGTCGGGCGCGATCGCGCTGCTCGTGTATCTCGTGATCGCGATCTCGCAACTGCGGATGCGCAAGACGCTCGAATCGACCGGCGCGGACCTGACGCTGCGGATGTGGCTGTTCCCGTGGCTCACGTGGTTGGTGATCGTGTTCATCTGCGGCACGCTGACCGTGATGCTCGTGAGCGAGGATCACCGGATGGAAGTGGGGGCGACGGCAGTGTTGGCGCTGATCGTGCTGCTCGCGTCGTGGCTGAACAAGCGTGGCCGCGATGCGCAGGCGAGTGAAGGGCGGCGCGCGTCGGCGATGTGATGGAGTGAAGTGATGGCGGGCGGAAAGCCCGCGTCACGAAAAATGGCCCGATCGGCGTTTGCCGGTCGGGCCATTTGCTTTTTTATCCGATGCGGCGGAAAAAATCGACGCGCGACTCGTCGTCAGAGGCAAGAAGCAACGCGCAACTAGCGCGTAATAATCGAACTCGTCTGATTTCATCAACAAAGACTTGCTCTTACATTGGTTGCTTCGATTACCGAGGTGAATCGATGGATGAATCAATTTG includes these proteins:
- a CDS encoding DUF3761 domain-containing protein, which codes for MPALLRRATRIATLSAACFVACAALPLPAHAYRAPPGYSNEADLDRHDTYRNRDGDTVHAPAHSKSGRVPEGASARCRDGTYSFSRHRRGTCSGHGGVAAWL
- a CDS encoding MFS transporter → MNRPGASRLFYGWYVVAAAFAVTFVGFGSAYTFSAFVESLQRDFAASRGQISLVFSLAGFLYFGFGIVSGPLADRFGSRRLAVAGMLLTAIGLAAAGAAHTLVQVYVAYGLGVGLGVGCAYVPAVGAVQRWFVRRRGFASGRAVAGIGVGTLVMPPLASTLIAHVGWRGAYFTLAVIAVVIGAGMSLLIENDPRGRGLLPDGAAAHEPVEGGGANVTVRDAGASVSGAVAGRTPVAASAPAGATVREAVTSRPFASLYAACLICSFGVFVPFVHLVPYALDHGVSSSTAVLLLGAIGVGSTAGRFFLGGLADRFGRRTSLLAMFAGMAVALVAWAGAGTVATLAAFALVFGVFYGGWVAVLPAVVMDYFGGRNVSGIIGVLYTSVAFGTLIGPTAAGFIYDAGGGYLVPILASAAANAIAFAIVATTGRASTAARAARG
- a CDS encoding MmcQ/YjbR family DNA-binding protein, coding for MTFDEVRQIALAWRGVEEGTSYGTPALRVKGKMLARLREDGDTLVVKGVGPDERAWLIESEPDVYYVTDHYVGWPIVLVRLSAAHPDAVKNLLLREWQAVVPAKWRDEMARGTR
- the ettA gene encoding energy-dependent translational throttle protein EttA yields the protein MAQYVFTMNRVGKIVPPKRQILKDISLSFFPGAKIGVLGLNGSGKSTLIRIMAGVDKDIEGEATPMPNLNIGYLPQEPQLDPTKTVREAVEDGLGDLFQANKKLEEIYAAYAEPDADFDALAAEQAKYEAILASSDGGSPEQQLEVAADALRLPPWDAKIEHLSGGEKRRVALCKLLLEKPDMLLLDEPTNHLDAESVDWLEQFLVRFPGTVVAVTHDRYFLDNAAEWILELDRGHGIPWKGNYSSWLDQKEERLKQEEASESARQKAIKKELEWVRQNPKGRQAKSKARIARFEELNSQEYQKRNETQEIFIPVGDRLGNEVIEFKNVSKAFGDRLLIDNLNLKIPAGAIVGIIGPNGAGKSTLFRMLTGKEQPDSGEVVMGPTVKLAYVDQSRDALDGTKTVFEEISGGADVLTVGKYETPSRAYIGRFNFKGGDQQKIVGNLSGGERGRLHLAKTLISGGNVLLLDEPSNDLDVETLRALEDALLEFAGSVMVISHDRWFLDRIATHILAFEGDSQVTFFDGNYQEYEADKRARLGEEAAKPKRLRYKPISR
- the gcvA gene encoding transcriptional regulator GcvA, whose protein sequence is MNRSRLPPLNALRAFEAAARHLSVKAAAEELSVTPGAVSQMIRTLETHLGVQLFERVNRGILLTAAGRDYLPPVRNAFRQIADASQRVSGAADSGVLTVSVTPFFASAWLVPRLAQFREACPDVDLQVVTSHALADFSRDGVDVAIRHGLGRYIGLCSERLLTVEIVALASPELVARLGMPATPADLVGWPQLHDAERKGWHIWFGAQRIDDFGPPRGPAFDDSGLLLQAIVAGQGAGLLPAAMVRGELASGRLVQLADVAWLDDFAYYLVYPPHHAERPKVAAFRRWILDAALADGAASMSGAS
- the gabP gene encoding GABA permease, whose product is MSGSNTGLGTGLKQRHVTMMSIAGVIGAGLFVGSGHAIAEAGPASILAYAIAGVLVVLVMRMLGEMAVAHPDSGSFSTYADRAIGHWAGFSIGWLYWWFWVLVIPIEATAAATILNAWFPGVATWAFALGITLVLTVTNLFSVKNYGEFEFWFALIKVVAIVVFLCIGGAAIVGIIPAPAVSGVSNLFVHDGFMPHGAGAVLAAMLTTMFSFLGTEIVTIAAAESDNPQRQIVRATNSVIWRITLFYLGSILVVAAIVPWNDPLLPKHGSYQRAMELIGIPNAKAIIDVIVLVSVASCLNSALYTASRMLFSLSKRKDAPAFLHRTDSTGTPRAAVLASTAFGFVTVIANYLMPEQVFGFLLATSGAIALLVYLVIAISQLRMRKTLESTGADLTLRMWLFPWLTWLVIVFICGTLTVMLVSEDHRMEVGATAVLALIVLLASWLNKRGRDAQASEGRRASAM